The sequence TGGAATTTCCCACATCCCCATTCCAATTAATTGATCACAATGAAATAATCAATTTGAACAAGCAAAAATTAACTACCACACAAAGCAGTCCATCAACAACGGCACATTCAAACAGAAATCGGTAAGAAGGGGACTATTGCAAGTATAATTGATACCCATCAAATAATATCAATCAACCCAATTTAATCAATCACAAAATAATCATGGATTAAGTTACCACATGGAgccttctttcaaaaaaaaaaaaaaaagttaccacATGGAACCTAAACCCCCTCCACCACCTTGAGAATCCAACGGTCAAAATGCATTAAACACCCTCAGCTGTTGGATTAGCTCATTGTAGGTGGTTCGTGCAGAAAGGAAAAAAACTGATAGGTACACTTAATAAATTGGACTGGGCGATTTTGGGCCGAAGGACCTAACCCAATTATTTTCTTACTAATCCAAATCTAATATAATATTAACTCACTCACTTAACCATCACCTACTCATTTTAGTTAACTTGCAACTAATTAATCAAAGTGTAGTGTTCCCAGCTGTAAAAGCGCAACATCTAACATAAGTGTTAGCCATACGAAGAAAAAGCACATTACCTTAGCATTCCttcaatcttttttctttttttgtcagCACATTCCTTCAatcttgatataaaaaatagatcCCTTGCAGTTAGGTTTCCAACTGCATCACATGCAATTATGATCCtgctcttttaaattttaagttatgttttatgcttttttttataaaaaaaaaaaacatttttttatagattaacGGTTACGATCACATCAGTTATAAATGAACGTGATTCCTCTTGATTTATATTCATtgtaaaaaattgaatagaaaataataagagGAGACTGGATTCTGTTTTTTATTGGTACATGTGCAGTGTGGGTGGCACCAACGTGGAAGaacttgatgatgatgatgatgaggatgAATCGATAACCGTTGAAGATGAGGTCCACGCGGGTTTGAACAAGGTGAGGGATTGAAGCATTGTTAATAAGTGTTATAAAGAAATATGCATCTTgtgtaaattaagaaaaagccttatagaatatattttgtgataagGCAATGGTATTAATTAGTGTTTTGCTATGTAATTTGCGatttgcattattattattattatttttgaaagccCTTGACTTAGGATACAAAGTTACAAGGGACTGATATTTTTGGTTAATATAGATTTGCCTTACGAATCCATGCATgctttattgatatatatgcCTTTATTGTTATAGGTTTGAGTTAATGTTACTTTTCTTATACGTGTGCCTGTATGTCTTTGCAATTTAGGAATTCACTCATGAAAATGTAGAGCATGCTGAACACGAAACTGATTCATACATGGGTGGTTTTGAAGCTAACAATGGTCAACAACCTTACATTAGAATGAAATTTGAGTCAAATAAAAATGTTGGTCTTTCCTACGCTTGTTATGCTAAAAGTGTTGGATTTGGTGGGTCAATAGAGTAGTTGTCGTTCAAAGATTGATAGACAATTTATTGATGTGACGTGGGAATAAACTGTAGAATGACTGAGTACCAGCCAAAAGCTACTTCATTCATTAAGAATTATCAGTGCAATTATCCTAGGCATTGTGAAAGTACTATTCTTTGTCAGCACAAGTAATGTGAtaaataagaactaaaagaaaTTTCTCTTCAGTTATTTTGGGTAGCCAATATCAACCTAAATGCTTGATCATCATCGGAGGAAACTCCTCTTCCTCATGCTCAAAGACCACTACTCTAAAGAGCGTTCATCTCTCCAATTATATTAACTGGTCTTCAATCAAACATGGATGCAAGTGTActcttaaaagttttttttagatcCTTTGTTTTTGCCATAGTCGCATCATACAATCCTCTCAATagttaatttttctcttctacAACTACGAGACCAGGGGCCAGCAGATTGAAAGCTCATCTGGGGGGGTGGCAAATTGAAATGTCTCGTGGGATCTGCCGAGGTACAATTCTTCTTGTGATGAAAATCAATCATACAAGCTTGTTGGGTGAGTCAGAGAGGAAAAAGCATGATAAGGTAGAGGAAGGCAATTTGATTCTCTTTTGTGATAGCTGCGTGAGCCTTTTAGAGATAACAAATAGATTGCAAGGTATTTTGTCGTTTGAGAAAGGAAGATTTATACTccgtaataataattaataaacctGTCAAACCGGTAAACAAGaagtatttttaagaaatatggGTGATGTGGACCAATAAGAAAGAGAGTTCCTTGACGAGTGTCTGAGAGAGTCTTCCTAACACtccttaaataataaaaacaattccTTTTATCTTTTCCCCAtctcttgaaaataaaaaatcaggtGTTTCTTTAATCATCTTTTCAAaggatatataataacaatattttttttcaaactaaaacatcccatttttttaagGGAAAAAGAGCCTcgacatatttttattaacacTTATCCTCTGTAACAACAACTATCAATAGTTTTTATGAGTATTTAGATTTTCATATCAAATGAAATATTACTGGCACACTTTTGTGTCTAAAtaacaacatttctttttgtaacCATTCCAATTAAGGGTTTGGTGAGACCTATTAAATCTCTATAAGCTTTGATTATTTGTGTCGTGAAATTATTCTCAGTTTAAAACATACTTACacttaaaatttcatatttttttctaaaaatgcattatttaaaaattaaattttctcccCCATAAGTTCAGCCTGTGTTACTAAGTTCTACTCATTTAGTTACAAgttatttataatctcttgcgTATAATTCTAGCTAGTTGTGATCATGAAACTTAGTTTAAGATCATTGGCCAATACAATATCATCTTAACAGATTATCATTTTTTGAGAGAATCTTAATGGAGATTTTAACTCAATTTACATAGGATATGTGATTTATTTATATACAAGACTAGAAATACTACCGGGGAATAAATATACTCACGGACATTTCATTGATAGATGGTGTTGAACCTGAACTCGATTCCCCTACTGCAATCTTTTGAACTCTTCCAATTTGTCTAGAATTTATCGGTTTTTTAGGAAGTGGCAACTCTGTTATAGAGCTATTGAGATATGAAATAACTTGTGTCATTTTAGGTCTGTCATCTGGCTTCTCTTGTACACATAATAAACCAATTTGGATGCATTTAACAACTTCACTGTGATCACAAAACTCCGCCTTAATACTTTGGTCAAATATGTTTAATGGTGCTTCATCCATCCATTGTTCCCAAGCCTGCAACAAATTTATAAATCAAATATGAATTGGATCATTTCCTCTTTATGCTCAATTAGAATCAATTAATGTAAAACAatctaaaagaaataaatacttACATAACTCAAGAGGTCATCATGATCCGAAAAAACAGAACGAGTATTCCTTTTTGCACTAATTATCTCCAAAACTATAACTCCAAAACTAAAAACATCTGACTTTTCTGAAAATTGTCCATGCATTGCATATTCCGGAGACATATAACCGCTGTTTAGAAAATATCAATGTTAGAAAATGTATACACATAGTGAACTAAATATACATTACAACATCCTATCATTTTAATAAGAACGTAAAAGGTTACCTtctatcttttatttcttaaactGAATGTTAACTTCTACCTAACAAATGaagaaatgggaaaaaaatgagaaagaaaaatgactTTGAAAATACTTACTATGTTCCCACGATCCTATTTGTTCTTCCTTGATATTGATCAATAGCAACAATTCTTGCCATTCCAAAATCTGAAATCTTTGGATTCATGTTGCTATCTAACAATACATTACTAGGTTTTAAATCACGATGAATAACTTTTAACCGTGAATGTTCATGTAAATATGAAATTCCTTGTGTAATTCCTTCAATAATTTTGTAACGTTCCGACCAGCTCAATTGTTTGCTCTTGTAGGGatctaaaaacagaaaaatccATTTAaagtaagataaaaaaaatgtatggaaaaaaaattcttctggAAAGTGAATTTAAAGTTCAACAAtaaatcaagataaaaaaacaaagtaaaaatatttaccaAATAGAAAGTAGTCGAGACTTTTATTGGACACAAATTCATAAATAAGTattttctcttcctcttccaaACAAAATCCTAACAATGTCACTAAATTTCTGTGTTGAAGTTTTGCTATCAATAAAATCTCATTCTTGAATTCAATTGCACCTTGTCCCGAACTTCTTGAGAGTTTCTTAACAGCTATTTCTCGTCCATCGGGAAAAATACCCTAAAAGCATAATCAACTTAGTTAGCTACAACCCTACAATaaacaaatatacatatactCTTATTTGCACCTTATCACCTTATAAACAACTCCGAATCCACCTTCACCTATTCTCCTTTCATACGAAAACTTGTTTGTGGCAGCTTCAATTGTGGCCAAGCCAAATTGTAACGCCTCCAAAGTGGCACTTTCTTCCCCAACTAGAGCAACATCAAATTACAAAGGCTAAAATCAGTCCTTTCAAAGTTCTCAAGAAATGATAATATGTTTGGATTTGTTTTTAAGATTACTTACAATTTTCCCTTAGAAGAGTCTTATATCTCTTCCTTGATCGTTTCAATATGAAATAGCAGACACCACATAAGAGAAATACCGACACAACAACAGGGACAACAATCAAGATTACTCGCGATACAGATTTCTTATTTCCTGCATAAATAACTataggacaaaaaaaaatcaagcttTAGTATTAGTATTTAATATTATCTCCGTTCGTATTTATAAGAAAAGTAATACTAttgtaaagaaagaaaggattCAGTACCTGACGTTCCGCTAGTATTGTAAAAGAGGAACAATTCGTATCTAACATCGCAATGCGCAAGCAGAGCCCTCGCTCCCTGTTTTCCTCCGCAACACGAAGGAAGAGTTGAAATGGCATTTTTCAAACACTCTTCACACTGAGTACTCGTTTCGGTGGGCGCGCACTCTGCCAGGGCATACACAGTTCTCTGCGGCGAGGACCCGTCGAATCGGCTTTGGCCGGTGGCGAATTTCTTCGCCGACTGAGAATTCGCGGCTTCTTCCGCCAAATCGTTCAACAAGCTGAACAACGTGCGGTTGAAGCTGTCCAAGTCGGAGGCAGAGATGTTCCTGTCGTCCGACAACATGGCTCGCGGTTCGATGCCGGTGCGGGAGAAGTAGTGGTTTGTGAAATAGAGCGTGCACTCGTCGTACCATATTATGGACTCTGTTTTGTTGGGGCAGAGTCGCGTTATCTCTTTGGCGGCGGTGGCGATGCAGTCCTGACACGTGGCGGCGGAGGCATCGCCGCGGCAGAGGAACTGGCCGTTGGCGACGCTTGTGGTTCCCAAGCCCATGAAGGTGTAGTAGAAGCCGGACATGGAAACGTTGGAGACGAGAGTTGCGAGGAGGACTTTGAGATTGGTTTCGAATGTTACGTTGGAATTGTACGATGCGTTCTTTGGGCAGTAAGTATCGATGTAAAAGGGTGCTGCTGAGGATGATCCAATTCCAAATAGAGATAggaacagaagaagaagaaaggttaCAGTAACATCAACATGGCTGTTGAAGAGCAACATGTTGCGCCAAAACATCGTTTCGCGCAACACAAGCTTTggaataataaattatcaactCTCGACTTCTCATACATGTTGCGTGTCTGAGTCTGTCAATGCCAAATGGGAAATGGATGTGCATGTACAAGGCACTTCCAAAGAACAAGTCCACTCGTTGAAAAATTCGGAAGGGAAGTTTGAAAAACTAGTTGAGTGCCTTTTGACAAACATGATTCATTCACATTTAAGGGTGTAAGCTTAAAAAAAGGGATAAAATGGATAGCATAAGAGAGATTGA comes from Glycine soja cultivar W05 chromosome 20, ASM419377v2, whole genome shotgun sequence and encodes:
- the LOC114402937 gene encoding cysteine-rich receptor-like protein kinase 25 isoform X3; the encoded protein is MFWRNMLLFNSHVDVTVTFLLLLFLSLFGIGSSSAAPFYIDTYCPKNASYNSNVTFETNLKVLLATLVSNVSMSGFYYTFMGLGTTSVANGQFLCRGDASAATCQDCIATAAKEITRLCPNKTESIIWYDECTLYFTNHYFSRTGIEPRAMLSDDRNISASDLDSFNRTLFSLLNDLAEEAANSQSAKKFATGQSRFDGSSPQRTVYALAECAPTETSTQCEECLKNAISTLPSCCGGKQGARALLAHCDVRYELFLFYNTSGTSVIYAGNKKSVSRVILIVVPVVVSVFLLCGVCYFILKRSRKRYKTLLRENFGEESATLEALQFGLATIEAATNKFSYERRIGEGGFGVVYKGIFPDGREIAVKKLSRSSGQGAIEFKNEILLIAKLQHRNLVTLLGFCLEEEEKILIYEFVSNKSLDYFLFDPYKSKQLSWSERYKIIEGITQGISYLHEHSRLKVIHRDLKPSNVLLDSNMNPKISDFGMARIVAIDQYQGRTNRIVGTYGYMSPEYAMHGQFSEKSDVFSFGVIVLEIISAKRNTRSVFSDHDDLLSYAWEQWMDEAPLNIFDQSIKAEFCDHSEVVKCIQIGLLCVQEKPDDRPKMTQVISYLNSSITELPLPKKPINSRQIGRVQKIAVGESSSGSTPSINEMFINYYYGV
- the LOC114402937 gene encoding putative receptor-like protein kinase At4g00960 isoform X1; amino-acid sequence: MFWRNMLLFNSHVDVTVTFLLLLFLSLFGIGSSSAAPFYIDTYCPKNASYNSNVTFETNLKVLLATLVSNVSMSGFYYTFMGLGTTSVANGQFLCRGDASAATCQDCIATAAKEITRLCPNKTESIIWYDECTLYFTNHYFSRTGIEPRAMLSDDRNISASDLDSFNRTLFSLLNDLAEEAANSQSAKKFATGQSRFDGSSPQRTVYALAECAPTETSTQCEECLKNAISTLPSCCGGKQGARALLAHCDVRYELFLFYNTSGTSVIYAGNKKSVSRVILIVVPVVVSVFLLCGVCYFILKRSRKRYKTLLRENFGEESATLEALQFGLATIEAATNKFSYERRIGEGGFGVVYKGIFPDGREIAVKKLSRSSGQGAIEFKNEILLIAKLQHRNLVTLLGFCLEEEEKILIYEFVSNKSLDYFLFDPYKSKQLSWSERYKIIEGITQGISYLHEHSRLKVIHRDLKPSNVLLDSNMNPKISDFGMARIVAIDQYQGRTNRIVGTYGYMSPEYAMHGQFSEKSDVFSFGVIVLEIISAKRNTRSVFSDHDDLLSYAWEQWMDEAPLNIFDQSIKAEFCDHSEVVKCIQIGLLCVQEKPDDRPKMTQVISYLNSSITELPLPKKPINSRQIGRVQKIAVGESSSGSTPSINEMSVSIFIPRFINYYYGV
- the LOC114402937 gene encoding cysteine-rich receptor-like protein kinase 25 isoform X4, whose protein sequence is MFWRNMLLFNSHVDVTVTFLLLLFLSLFGIGSSSAAPFYIDTYCPKNASYNSNVTFETNLKVLLATLVSNVSMSGFYYTFMGLGTTSVANGQFLCRGDASAATCQDCIATAAKEITRLCPNKTESIIWYDECTLYFTNHYFSRTGIEPRAMLSDDRNISASDLDSFNRTLFSLLNDLAEEAANSQSAKKFATGQSRFDGSSPQRTVYALAECAPTETSTQCEECLKNAISTLPSCCGGKQGARALLAHCDVRYELFLFYNTSGTSVIYAGNKKSVSRVILIVVPVVVSVFLLCGVCYFILKRSRKRYKTLLRENFGEESATLEALQFGLATIEAATNKFSYERRIGEGGFGVVYKGIFPDGREIAVKKLSRSSGQGAIEFKNEILLIAKLQHRNLVTLLGFCLEEEEKILIYEFVSNKSLDYFLFDPYKSKQLSWSERYKIIEGITQGISYLHEHSRLKVIHRDLKPSNVLLDSNMNPKISDFGMARIVAIDQYQGRTNRIVGTYGYMSPEYAMHGQFSEKSDVFSFGVIVLEIISAKRNTRSVFSDHDDLLSYAWEQWMDEAPLNIFDQSIKAEFCDHSEVVKCIQIGLLCVQEKPDDRPKMTQVISYLNSSITELPLPKKPINSRQIGRVQKIAVGESSSGSTPSINEMSVY
- the LOC114402937 gene encoding putative receptor-like protein kinase At4g00960 isoform X2, producing MFWRNMLLFNSHVDVTVTFLLLLFLSLFGIGSSSAAPFYIDTYCPKNASYNSNVTFETNLKVLLATLVSNVSMSGFYYTFMGLGTTSVANGQFLCRGDASAATCQDCIATAAKEITRLCPNKTESIIWYDECTLYFTNHYFSRTGIEPRAMLSDDRNISASDLDSFNRTLFSLLNDLAEEAANSQSAKKFATGQSRFDGSSPQRTVYALAECAPTETSTQCEECLKNAISTLPSCCGGKQGARALLAHCDVRYELFLFYNTSGTSVIYAGNKKSVSRVILIVVPVVVSVFLLCGVCYFILKRSRKRYKTLLRENFGEESATLEALQFGLATIEAATNKFSYERRIGEGGFGVVYKGIFPDGREIAVKKLSRSSGQGAIEFKNEILLIAKLQHRNLVTLLGFCLEEEEKILIYEFVSNKSLDYFLFDPYKSKQLSWSERYKIIEGITQGISYLHEHSRLKVIHRDLKPSNVLLDSNMNPKISDFGMARIVAIDQYQGRTNRIVGTYGYMSPEYAMHGQFSEKSDVFSFGVIVLEIISAKRNTRSVFSDHDDLLSYAWEQWMDEAPLNIFDQSIKAEFCDHSEVVKCIQIGLLCVQEKPDDRPKMTQVISYLNSSITELPLPKKPINSRQIGRVQKIAVGESSSGSTPSINEMSVSIFIPR